The sequence ACAACCTCCTTTAACACCGTATTCTTTCGAGGGAGTCGGATTTGTTTGCTGATTCGAAACAGGAGCATGGACTTTCAAGCAGTGATCAGCAGCTTTGATGTCCAATGATTTCTGAACTGGTGGCTTCAAAACAACACAAGTTTTAGGAGGTGAAAAGGACCAGTTTGGAGATGCCTCTAAATCTTTAATTCCCATTCTAGATTTATAAGCTCGTTGTATCCCTAGGAGCTCTGGGTACTTCATAGCCAGATCCTCAGAACCTTCACTGCCAGAGGATTCATAAATATGTGAATGAATTCCATGCGGGAACGGAGTGGACTTCCGAAACCTATTATCGCCTTTATGAGAGGAATGAGAGATGGGTTCGAGCAACACACAAGATTTTGGAGGGGACATCTTCAAGCATGGGGTTATAACAACAGAGCGGTTTTGTTTTGAGAACACCGGAGAGGAAACACAGTAAAGTTTTCCTTCAGTTGCAACAGAATCAGCAGGCTTCCTTGGGGTTGGCTTTGTTGCCATTTCTTCAAGTAAATCCTCATTTCCATCTCCAGAAACAGTAGAAAATGATGGTAGCTCAACAGCAGGATTCAAAGCAATCCTTTCAAATACTGATTTAGGCAAGTCCTGATGTCTCGCTgataatgtttttgatataGGAAGGGGTGTTAGCAGAAATAGTTGCCTGCCTCTATCAACATTGCAGCCAGCTCGCCAGGATACTAGAGGAGAAGGAGAGATCAACGAATCCGTTCTCATTTTATCTGGGCTATCAACATCAAAGCTTCCATCTTCAATTATCTCAGAAACAATTTTATGTTGTGACTTTTTTTCAGGCTCCACAAAATGACTGGAAAGAACCTTCTGAAATCTGGGGACCCATGGCTGCAATAATTGAACAAGAAATGAGCCTATATTACTTGTGGACGCAAAGGGATGTAAAAACGTGAAAGAAACTGGTAGAGGAATAACCTTTAAAGAAGACAGCATATTGGATAAAACATGCATAAAagattcaatttcttcacttCCCTCTTTGCTTGTGGCCTTCAATTTAAATGCTTGGGCAACAAGTTCATCTATctgtaatttgatagattaaaaatGCATGAGACATCTACAacttaaacaagaaattaaacatgtttacaaaagagaataatatatatttcaaaacaataccCAACAACGAAATACATACTCAAAGTAAATCTCAAAACTATGAAACAAAATGATAACAAGAACCCCATCTCAGAGGATGACCTCATGTCACTAGCTATTGCCAGTCAATCACTAAAGAACATAAAACAACGAGGTGCCACTAAACAATCCTGTTTAATTCCACGAGCATTGCAGCATATATTGATACATTAACATATGGACCACTTGCAGCTCAATAACAGCAGCTGAGAATTGAAGCGAAGAAGCAACCATTTGACTAATCATAACCATAAAATAGTCCTTTTCGTTGACATGTAAAGATCGCTTGTAGCTGGCTAAGACAagctggattaaaaaaaaatcatgctccAATCATCCTCCGCTTTCCAAGTTTATCATTGAGCAAGTTcatcctcctctttttttctataaaacctGCTTCAACTATCATGGTTtcgaactctctctctctctctctctctttaggGTAAGCTTCTTGATTCTTCTTGGTTTCAGAATCGAAAAGCAACCTTTTGTCCTTTCAGGTTTCCATTTCTCTTGGCACTAACATAGCATAGGATCAAACTGTCCATTCCTTTAATTGAATTACATATATAAATTcgaagttttgatttttaaagatcCCCAGAtccccaaaaacaaaaatagatcaGGCACAGAAGTCCAATTTATGAGGGCTTATACAGTGTCAAAACAAGggtaggaaaaaaataaatctacacagatcaagaactttcaattttttctcagtaccagacacaataaaaaaaccaaaataaaaatgcaagatTTGGTCTTATATGGAGAAGTAAGTACGTACCTGGCTAGTGAGAGACGAGAGATCAGACTGGACGAGCAAGAGGCCAT is a genomic window of Populus alba chromosome 5, ASM523922v2, whole genome shotgun sequence containing:
- the LOC118051508 gene encoding uncharacterized protein isoform X1, producing the protein MKQSQSQEISMASKSSVRKPLKDLSNNNGRFLKSVNPKKKCKEIGEKNNVIRVQELQQQQEEDDDDGYLDGLLLVQSDLSSLTSQIDELVAQAFKLKATSKEGSEEIESFMHVLSNMLSSLKPWVPRFQKVLSSHFVEPEKKSQHKIVSEIIEDGSFDVDSPDKMRTDSLISPSPLVSWRAGCNVDRGRQLFLLTPLPISKTLSARHQDLPKSVFERIALNPAVELPSFSTVSGDGNEDLLEEMATKPTPRKPADSVATEGKLYCVSSPVFSKQNRSVVITPCLKMSPPKSCVLLEPISHSSHKGDNRFRKSTPFPHGIHSHIYESSGSEGSEDLAMKYPELLGIQRAYKSRMGIKDLEASPNWSFSPPKTCVVLKPPVQKSLDIKAADHCLKVHAPVSNQQTNPTPSKEYGVKGGCHQIKKPCNEAEAILSSSKVTIESTPLWKEPESTIRTGKRPGENTLKKELWTKFEAASTYGFRLNASAFQGTAKKGFLDMLEEASF
- the LOC118051508 gene encoding uncharacterized protein isoform X2; translated protein: MKQSQSQEISMASKSSVRKPLKDLSNNNGRFLKSVNPKKKCKEIGEKNNVIRVQELQQQQEEDDDDGYLDGLLLVQSDLSSLTSQIDELVAQAFKLKATSKEGSEEIESFMHVLSNMLSSLKPWVPRFQKVLSSHFVEPEKKSQHKIVSEIIEDGSFDVDSPDKMRTDSLISPSPLVSWRAGCNVDRGRQLFLLTPLPISKTLSARHQDLPKSVFERIALNPAVELPSFSTVSGDGNEDLLEEMATKPTPRKPADSVATEGKLYCVSSPVFSKQNRSVVITPCLKMSPPKSCVLLEPISHSSHKGDNRFRKSTPFPHGIHSHIYESSGSEGSEDLAMKYPELLGIQRAYKSRMGIKDLEASPNWSFSPPKTCVVLKPPVQKSLDIKAADHCLKVHAPVSNQQTNPTPSKEYGVKGGCHQIKKPCNEEAILSSSKVTIESTPLWKEPESTIRTGKRPGENTLKKELWTKFEAASTYGFRLNASAFQGTAKKGFLDMLEEASF